In Leptodesmis sichuanensis A121, the following are encoded in one genomic region:
- a CDS encoding tetratricopeptide repeat protein, translated as MQRLLKQQVANLQQNWHRILLTMSLLLTLLSFSLPTAAWATPGAPPAPDPDAFQQGVEATMAGKYPEALDAFTKAIQMRTQTAAAYANRCLVEVLLNQPAAAIEDCTQALQRQPANGEAYLNRGLAHYYLEHYQSAIEDATHVLQLQPHDFRAYFNRGLAWTGLGHYFAAIQDFDRALQLNPDIPEAYRDRALAYYSAGNTQQALIDLQQAAQDFRQQGNTSAYQQALNLIRQIQQAQAAEVVIG; from the coding sequence ATGCAACGGTTACTCAAACAGCAGGTTGCTAATTTGCAGCAGAACTGGCACCGAATTCTCCTCACAATGAGTCTGCTGCTGACTCTCTTGAGCTTCAGCCTACCTACAGCCGCCTGGGCGACTCCAGGCGCCCCTCCTGCACCTGATCCTGATGCCTTTCAGCAGGGAGTTGAGGCCACGATGGCAGGGAAGTATCCGGAAGCACTTGATGCATTTACCAAAGCTATTCAGATGCGGACGCAGACAGCCGCTGCCTATGCTAACCGCTGTCTGGTTGAAGTTCTCCTGAACCAGCCTGCTGCTGCGATCGAGGACTGTACACAAGCCCTGCAACGCCAACCCGCCAATGGCGAAGCTTACTTAAATCGGGGATTAGCCCATTACTATCTAGAGCATTATCAGAGTGCTATTGAGGATGCAACTCATGTGCTGCAATTGCAGCCGCATGATTTCCGGGCCTATTTCAATCGGGGATTGGCCTGGACGGGCTTGGGGCATTACTTCGCCGCGATTCAAGACTTCGATCGCGCCTTACAACTCAATCCTGATATTCCGGAAGCCTATCGCGATCGGGCACTTGCCTACTACAGTGCTGGCAATACCCAGCAAGCCCTCATCGATTTACAGCAGGCCGCTCAAGACTTCCGCCAGCAGGGAAACACCTCCGCTTATCAACAGGCTCTGAACCTGATCCGCCAGATTCAACAGGCACAAGCCGCAGAAGTTGTCATCGGCTAA
- the petJ gene encoding cytochrome c6 PetJ gives MRKLLSIFVLAIALFTIHIYPALADASSDTLAQGAKVFSANCAACHLNGTNVVAANKNLKAETLKQFGMDSEAAIINQVTNGKSAMPAFKGRLKEDEIQAVAAYVLAQADKGWTK, from the coding sequence GTGAGAAAGCTGTTATCGATTTTCGTATTAGCGATCGCCCTGTTTACGATCCACATTTATCCCGCTCTAGCCGATGCTTCCAGCGATACTCTGGCTCAAGGCGCAAAAGTTTTCAGCGCCAATTGTGCTGCCTGCCATCTCAACGGCACCAATGTGGTCGCGGCCAACAAGAATCTAAAAGCCGAAACCTTAAAGCAATTTGGCATGGATTCCGAAGCCGCCATTATTAACCAAGTCACCAATGGCAAAAGTGCCATGCCTGCTTTCAAAGGCCGCCTGAAAGAAGATGAAATCCAGGCGGTAGCTGCCTACGTTCTTGCCCAGGCTGATAAAGGTTGGACGAAGTAG
- a CDS encoding BlaI/MecI/CopY family transcriptional regulator, with amino-acid sequence MAALPNHRPKQLSLGPLEAEILQIVWELQTVTVKDVHTRILADPDRELAYASVTTVLNRLTNKGWLACDKQERCFTWRPLISEQQAKTLQAYEQLNQFLAVGNPDIVAAFADNLDQASVEQIEAIAERLRTLRRAREER; translated from the coding sequence ATGGCGGCTTTACCAAATCACCGACCGAAACAGCTTTCGCTGGGCCCTCTGGAAGCGGAAATTTTGCAGATTGTTTGGGAACTGCAAACTGTAACTGTGAAGGATGTGCATACACGGATCCTGGCCGACCCCGATCGGGAACTGGCCTATGCATCAGTCACCACGGTATTGAATCGGTTGACGAATAAGGGGTGGCTGGCCTGTGATAAGCAGGAACGCTGTTTTACCTGGCGACCATTAATTTCTGAGCAACAGGCTAAAACGCTACAAGCCTATGAGCAACTCAACCAGTTTCTAGCGGTTGGCAATCCGGACATTGTGGCCGCTTTTGCCGATAACTTAGATCAGGCCAGTGTAGAACAAATTGAAGCGATCGCAGAACGGCTCCGCACCCTTCGTAGAGCCAGGGAGGAACGGTAA
- a CDS encoding M56 family metallopeptidase: MHFFMMVLGVTLALWVRWHWVPSGGNWNQRWQRTLGYFLFPPLLLVMTAISILCMGPSGQMMWHREGWLSYGLAIAFLLWTLILGCKLFWEGQQTVQQFRQHPAIEVQGNSARVLDTSELYSAQVGFWQPELVVSQGLLDRLDPAHLEAVLTHEQAHAHYRDTFWFFWLGWLRRMTLWLPNTEALWQELLMLRELRADRRAAQQVDPLVLAESLLLVVSAPIMQLDLCAAFSWANSSDRLIERIDFILSNSDDQPLQWQRSSLLWLLVVLLPLLVVPFHAG; this comes from the coding sequence ATGCACTTTTTCATGATGGTACTGGGAGTCACGTTGGCGTTATGGGTACGGTGGCACTGGGTGCCATCTGGCGGCAACTGGAATCAGCGCTGGCAGCGAACATTGGGATATTTTTTATTTCCCCCGCTATTACTGGTCATGACAGCGATTTCCATCCTATGTATGGGGCCATCGGGTCAGATGATGTGGCATCGAGAAGGCTGGTTGAGCTACGGGCTGGCGATCGCCTTTCTCCTTTGGACGCTCATCCTGGGTTGCAAATTATTCTGGGAAGGACAACAGACGGTACAGCAGTTCCGTCAGCATCCCGCGATCGAGGTGCAGGGCAATTCCGCTCGCGTACTGGACACCTCGGAACTATACAGTGCCCAGGTAGGGTTCTGGCAACCTGAACTGGTGGTCAGCCAGGGGTTGCTCGATCGTCTGGATCCAGCCCACCTGGAAGCAGTTTTAACCCATGAGCAGGCCCACGCCCATTACCGCGACACTTTCTGGTTTTTCTGGCTGGGCTGGCTACGGCGCATGACTCTCTGGCTCCCGAATACAGAAGCACTGTGGCAAGAGTTGCTGATGTTGCGGGAACTGAGAGCCGATCGCCGTGCGGCTCAACAGGTAGATCCCTTGGTGTTGGCCGAATCCCTATTGCTGGTCGTGAGTGCCCCCATCATGCAACTGGACTTGTGTGCTGCCTTTAGTTGGGCGAATTCCAGCGATCGCTTAATAGAACGGATCGATTTCATCCTGAGCAACTCTGATGATCAGCCCTTGCAGTGGCAACGATCGTCCTTGCTCTGGCTCCTGGTCGTCTTGCTTCCTCTCCTGGTTGTCCCATTCCACGCTGGCTAA